A single region of the Triticum dicoccoides isolate Atlit2015 ecotype Zavitan chromosome 2B, WEW_v2.0, whole genome shotgun sequence genome encodes:
- the LOC119368843 gene encoding putative B3 domain-containing protein Os04g0676650 isoform X2, which produces MGAGVFGDWTMYNVNSTFVSVACGSSSSVRGNNNGYHQSSRLCSPTAWPNNFMPPPRSPYSVYPHGIQQQQGHQQAITYNANNNHQQGFVSNFRVDPPLLPAQCFQPISPASNNRSPPQYLDEARYAKRAKRRTQKRKNSEDPPEMGSENAMMLDENHNFSNQAQQIFTTRFNCKDYHMIVWKELTNSDVGNIGRIVLPKRDAEANLPALLERDGLILKMEDMRLPVTWNFKFRYWPNNKSRMYVLESTGEFSKNHNLETQDTFIIYKSLESGKFIVRGEKVTGQCATLICPECKEAGRIYNKQCGFTRNLHAKRRR; this is translated from the exons ATGGGAGCAGGGGTTTTTGGGGACTGGACCATGTACAACGTCAACAGCACGTTCGTGTCTGTCGCCTGCGGTAGCAGCAGCAGCGTCCGCGGCAACAACAATGGCTACCATCAGAGCTCGAGGCTGTGCTCCCCCACTGCATGGCCCAATAACTTCATGCCGCCGCCGAGGAGCCCTTACAGTGTTTATCCTCATGGCATACAGCAGCAGCAGGGTCACCAACAAGCTATCACCTACAATGCCAACAATAATCATCAGCAAG GCTTTGTATCCAACTTCAGGGTGGATCCACCATTACTACCTGCTCAGTGCTTTCAACCAATATCTCCGGCGTCAAACAATCGCTCTCCTCCACAATACCTCGACGAGGCCAGATACGCCAAAAGGGCCAAGAGGCGCACCCAGAAGAGGAAGAATTCAGAG GACCCGCCTGAGATGGGAAGTGAAAACGCCATGATGCTAGATGAGAATCACAACTTCAGCAACCAGGCCCAGCAAATTTTCACTACT AGGTTCAACTGTAAAGACTACCATATGATTGTGTGGAAGGAGTTGACCAACAGTGATGTTGGAAATATTGGAAGAATTGTACTGCCAAAG AGGGATGCTGAGGCTAACCTTCCAGCTTTGCTTGAAAGGGATGGCCTGATACTCAAGATGGAGGACATGAGGCTTCCTGTTACATGGAACTTTAAGTTCAG GTACTGGCCTAACAACAAGAGCAGAATGTATGTCTTGGAAAGTACGG GAGAATTTTCAAAGAACCATAATCTAGAGACACAAGACACCTTCATCATCTACAAAAGCCTCGAGTCCGGCAAATTT ATTGTCCGTGGGGAGAAGGTGACTGGGCAGTGCGCTACCTTAATTTGTCCGGAATGCAAGGAGGCAGGCCGCATCTACAACAAACAATGCGGGTTCACCAGGAACCTGCACGCCAAGAGAAGAAGATAG
- the LOC119368843 gene encoding putative B3 domain-containing protein Os04g0676650 isoform X1, producing MGAGVFGDWTMYNVNSTFVSVACGSSSSVRGNNNGYHQSSRLCSPTAWPNNFMPPPRSPYSVYPHGIQQQQGHQQAITYNANNNHQQGNSGFVSNFRVDPPLLPAQCFQPISPASNNRSPPQYLDEARYAKRAKRRTQKRKNSEDPPEMGSENAMMLDENHNFSNQAQQIFTTRFNCKDYHMIVWKELTNSDVGNIGRIVLPKRDAEANLPALLERDGLILKMEDMRLPVTWNFKFRYWPNNKSRMYVLESTGEFSKNHNLETQDTFIIYKSLESGKFIVRGEKVTGQCATLICPECKEAGRIYNKQCGFTRNLHAKRRR from the exons ATGGGAGCAGGGGTTTTTGGGGACTGGACCATGTACAACGTCAACAGCACGTTCGTGTCTGTCGCCTGCGGTAGCAGCAGCAGCGTCCGCGGCAACAACAATGGCTACCATCAGAGCTCGAGGCTGTGCTCCCCCACTGCATGGCCCAATAACTTCATGCCGCCGCCGAGGAGCCCTTACAGTGTTTATCCTCATGGCATACAGCAGCAGCAGGGTCACCAACAAGCTATCACCTACAATGCCAACAATAATCATCAGCAAGGTAATTCAG GCTTTGTATCCAACTTCAGGGTGGATCCACCATTACTACCTGCTCAGTGCTTTCAACCAATATCTCCGGCGTCAAACAATCGCTCTCCTCCACAATACCTCGACGAGGCCAGATACGCCAAAAGGGCCAAGAGGCGCACCCAGAAGAGGAAGAATTCAGAG GACCCGCCTGAGATGGGAAGTGAAAACGCCATGATGCTAGATGAGAATCACAACTTCAGCAACCAGGCCCAGCAAATTTTCACTACT AGGTTCAACTGTAAAGACTACCATATGATTGTGTGGAAGGAGTTGACCAACAGTGATGTTGGAAATATTGGAAGAATTGTACTGCCAAAG AGGGATGCTGAGGCTAACCTTCCAGCTTTGCTTGAAAGGGATGGCCTGATACTCAAGATGGAGGACATGAGGCTTCCTGTTACATGGAACTTTAAGTTCAG GTACTGGCCTAACAACAAGAGCAGAATGTATGTCTTGGAAAGTACGG GAGAATTTTCAAAGAACCATAATCTAGAGACACAAGACACCTTCATCATCTACAAAAGCCTCGAGTCCGGCAAATTT ATTGTCCGTGGGGAGAAGGTGACTGGGCAGTGCGCTACCTTAATTTGTCCGGAATGCAAGGAGGCAGGCCGCATCTACAACAAACAATGCGGGTTCACCAGGAACCTGCACGCCAAGAGAAGAAGATAG
- the LOC119366384 gene encoding transcription factor SRM1-like isoform X1, producing MSAMVTEEGSGFGSGGWMCEQDMVFESTLALVDLEEGEAVWNNMAGVVEVKKGSGSGSGPGGWTWEQNKAFENALALVDLGEGEAVWNKIADAVWGKTAEEIKRHYELLVADVDAIEAGRVPLPVYTDGGSPEEGGSGGKKGGGRVRGGHGGHGPKGSSKSVEHEGRKGILWTEDEHRLFLLGLEKYGKGDWRSISRNFVISRTPTQVASHAQKYFIRLNSMNRERRRSSIHDITSVNGEASAAQGPITGTNGQAAVPGKSPKQSPHQPGNLPPGVDAFGTTIGQPVGGPLVSAVGTPVTLPVAAPPHMGYAMHAPVPGTVVPRAPMYLMPPPPSR from the exons ATGTCGGCCATGGTGACTGAGGAGGGGTCCGGGTTCGGGTCCGGAGGGTGGATGTGCGAGCAGGACATGGTGTTCGAGAGTACGCTGGCGTTGGTGGATCTGGAGGAGGGCGAGGCTGTGTGGAACAACATGGCCGGCGTCGTTGAGGTGAAGAAGGGGTCCGGATCCGGGTCTGGGCCCGGAGGGTGGACGTGGGAGCAAAACAAAGCGTTTGAGAATGCTCTGGCGTTGGTGGATCTCGGGGAGGGTGAGGCAGTGTGGAACAAGATAGCTGATGCTGTTTGGGGGAAGACAGCCGAGGAGATCAAGCGGCACTATGAGCTGTTGGTGGCGGATGTGGATGCCATAGAGGCGGGCCGGGTGCCGCTGCCCGTGTACACTGACGGCGGGAGTCCTGAGGAGGGAGGCTCCGGCGGGAAGAAGGGCGGCGGTAGGGTACGAGGAGGACACGGAGGGCATGGGCCGAAGGGGTCGTCCAAGTCTGTCGAGCACGAGGGCCGGAAGGGGATCCTCTGGACTGAGGATGAGCACAG GTTGTTTCTTCTTGGACTTGAAAAGTATGGCAAAGGTGACTGGAGGagcatctcaaggaacttcgtcATCTCAAGGACGCCCACTCAGGTCGCCAGTCACGCGCAGAAGTACTTCATCCGCCTCAACTCGATGAACAGGGAGAGGCGGCGATCAAGCATACACGACATCACCAGCGTGAACGGAGAGGCATCAGCGGCTCAGGGCCCAATCACAGGCACAAATGGGCAGGCCGCAGTCCCCGGCAAGTCCCCCAAGCAATCCCCGCACCAGCCAGGGAACCTGCCCCCAGGCGTGGACGCCTTCGGCACAACGATCGGGCAGCCGGTCGGCGGCCCCCTCGTGTCCGCCGTCGGCACCCCGGTCACGCTCCCTGTTGCTGCGCCACCTCACATGGGGTACGCCATGCACGCCCCGGTCCCAGGAACCGTGGTGCCCCGTGCTCCAATGTACCTGATGCCGCCCCCGCCGTCCCGGTGA
- the LOC119366384 gene encoding transcription factor SRM1-like isoform X2 → MAAEEASSSGGGGGEEGSGAGGWTREQEKAFENALATVDEEEGEAMWDKIADAVEGKTPEEVRRHYELLVEDVDGIEAGRVPLLVYAGDGEEGGSGAGAGGSGGGGGGGGKKSGGGGGGHGEKGSSKSAEQERRKGIAWTEDEHRLFLLGLEKYGKGDWRSISRNFVISRTPTQVASHAQKYFIRLNSMNRERRRSSIHDITSVNGEASAAQGPITGTNGQAAVPGKSPKQSPHQPGNLPPGVDAFGTTIGQPVGGPLVSAVGTPVTLPVAAPPHMGYAMHAPVPGTVVPRAPMYLMPPPPSR, encoded by the exons ATGGCGGCGGAGGAGgcgagcagcagcggcggcgggggcggcgaggagggGTCCGGCGCCGGCGGGTGGACGCGGGAGCAGGAGAAGGCGTTCGAGAACGCGCTGGCCACGGTggacgaggaggagggggaggccatGTGGGACAAGATAGCCGACGCCGTCGAGGGCAAGACGCCCGAGGAGGTCCGGCGGCACTACGAGCTGCTCGTGGAGGACGTGGACGGCATCGAGGCCGGCCGCGTGCCGCTCCTCGTCTAcgccggcgacggcgaggaggGGGGCTCCGGCGCCGGGGCTGGGGGcagcggcgggggcgggggcgggggcgggaagAAGAGCGGCGGAGGAGGGGGCGGGCACGGGGAGAAGGGCTCGTCCAAGTCCGCCGAGCAGGAGCGCCGCAAGGGGATCGCCTGGACCGAGGACGAGCACAG GTTGTTTCTTCTTGGACTTGAAAAGTATGGCAAAGGTGACTGGAGGagcatctcaaggaacttcgtcATCTCAAGGACGCCCACTCAGGTCGCCAGTCACGCGCAGAAGTACTTCATCCGCCTCAACTCGATGAACAGGGAGAGGCGGCGATCAAGCATACACGACATCACCAGCGTGAACGGAGAGGCATCAGCGGCTCAGGGCCCAATCACAGGCACAAATGGGCAGGCCGCAGTCCCCGGCAAGTCCCCCAAGCAATCCCCGCACCAGCCAGGGAACCTGCCCCCAGGCGTGGACGCCTTCGGCACAACGATCGGGCAGCCGGTCGGCGGCCCCCTCGTGTCCGCCGTCGGCACCCCGGTCACGCTCCCTGTTGCTGCGCCACCTCACATGGGGTACGCCATGCACGCCCCGGTCCCAGGAACCGTGGTGCCCCGTGCTCCAATGTACCTGATGCCGCCCCCGCCGTCCCGGTGA